A stretch of the Gymnogyps californianus isolate 813 chromosome 15, ASM1813914v2, whole genome shotgun sequence genome encodes the following:
- the NOXO1 gene encoding NADPH oxidase organizer 1, with translation MQCRKQKNYMMFVSWSDQNNILIYRTFEDFKRFHKELKKKFPIESGSLRRSDRTIPRFKDANVKQRKSGKLSRCLEILKLLETYSQELLKTDAKISQGEDVIQFFKAQTQDLDPSFPENSVVIMPSEIGGEKKNQPQQQLSSITHPQASQSYRCIETFETKDTKNKTFKVAKKEIIEVLIKDMTGWWLVENADKQIAWFPASYLEEIDIHKDIQHALSSNEEGSLYFVVRPYESQKADELSLNNGIVVEVVRKSDNGWWLIRYNGSTGYMPSMCLQPYKNPHHKLQTIISCGLNVSTPNLCSSLMAPQPQGEAAAQHRVQACSSFDRTEEEENSLRSRSRSLPRASSTPDLESDSLSLSSGSSSERDGRLSWKPELSRSLPEVEQARSSPLGHALATQSSKSPHLTHKDRNDSGFVESSAADLSYSLTDPDLATCVPKVPIRPSAHEILQKCSTVTKRAVQQSSSRPALRALLPLASMH, from the exons ATGcaatgcagaaagcagaag aactaCATGATGTTTGTGTCTTGGTCAGATCAGAACAACATTCTCATCTACCGGACATTTGAAGACTTTAAGAGATTCCAT aaagagctgaagaaaaaattccCCATCGAGAGCGGCTCACTCAGGAGATCTGACCGGACAATACCCAGGTTTAAAG atgcaaacgtgaagcagaggaagagtgggAAGCTGAGCAGGTGCCTGGAGATACTGAAACTGCTGGAGACTTactcccaggagctgctgaaaacGGATGCTAAAATCTCCCAGGGTGAAGACGTGATTCAGTTTTTCAAGGCACAGACCCAAGACCTAGATCCCTCCTTTCCTGAAAACAG TGTTGTGATAATGCCATCAGAAATcggaggggaaaagaaaaaccagccgcagcagcagctctcctctATTACACATCCCCAGGCATCCCAGAGCTACAGATGCATCGAAACCTTTGAAACCAAAGACACAAAGAACAAGACTTTCAAAGTCGCCAAGAAGGAAATCATTGAAGTGTTAATCAAGGACATGACTG GATGGTGGCTAGTGGAAAACGCAGACAAGCAAATAGCCTGGTTCCCAGCCTCGTACCTGGAAGAGATTGACATCCACAAGGACATCCAGCATGCCTTGAGCTCAAACGAGGAGG gcagcctgtACTTTGTTGTGCGGCCCTATGAGTCTCAGAAGGCAGACGAGCTCTCGCTGAACAACGGCATCGTCGTCGAGGTGGTCAGGAAATCTGACAACGGCTGGTGGCTGATCCG ATACAACGGCAGTACCGGCTACATGCCCTCCATGTGCCTCCAGCCCTACAAGAATCCTCACCACAAGCTCCAGACCATCATAAGCTGCGGGCTCAACGTCTCCACCCCAAACCTCTGCTCCTCCCTGATGGCTCCCCAGCCCCAAGGTGAGGCTGCGGCACAGCACAGGGTGCAGGCTTGCTCTTCCTTTGACCGgactgaagaggaagagaactCTCTGAGAAGCAGATCGAGGTCTCTGCCCAGGGCCAGCTCCACCCCGGACCTGGAGTCAGACAGCTTGTCCCTCAGCTCGGGGAGCAGCAGCGAGCGGGACGGCCGGCTGAGCTGGAAGCCTGAATTGTCAAGATCTCTGCCCGAAGTCGAGCAGGCCAGGAGCTCTCCCCTGGGGCATGCCTTGGCCACGCAGAGCAGCAAGTCTCCACACCTCACCCACAAGGACAGGAACGATTCTGGCTTTGTGGAGTCATCTGCAGCTGATCTCAGTTACTCCCTCACTGACCCAGACTTGGCCACTTGTGTCCCCAAGGTGCCCATCCGCCCCTCAGCCCACGAGATCCTCCAGAAGTGCAGCACCGTCACGAAGCGAGCCGTGCAGCAGTCCTCCTCCCGGCCGGCCCTCcgggctctgctccctctcgCGAGCATGCACTAG